A single region of the Candidatus Poribacteria bacterium genome encodes:
- a CDS encoding sigma 54-interacting transcriptional regulator — MSEKTTVPKYGVTRHVISESAQMQAVFQYAQQVAPTKATVLITGETGVGKEIIAQTIHDNSPRKAGPYKIVNCGGVPSDLIQSELFGHEKGAFTNAIRERPGIFKQAHGGTLFLDEVGDLPLEVQANFLRVLEQQEFSPVGGEKTVKVDVRVISATNVNLKTAVNEKKFREDLYYRLNLFRIQVPPLRNRRSDIPPLACDFVSQLSKAHNKVITDVTPEALNYLQNADWHGNIRELRNTIETAIILAESEELGEQDIRIAVENLKDPDAPSQEQTDLSNSAAVEAEILKAPDLTPPTRLENAKDRLWELARLGTLPDITAYISLLRYEAENLYRSKKEIAQQLKISIPTLNKYCAYAKTVLQKRWNKQSDGN, encoded by the coding sequence ATGAGCGAGAAAACGACAGTTCCAAAATACGGTGTTACGCGACATGTCATCAGCGAATCTGCACAGATGCAAGCGGTCTTTCAATACGCGCAGCAGGTCGCCCCTACAAAAGCAACCGTCCTTATTACAGGTGAAACAGGCGTTGGGAAAGAAATCATTGCCCAAACTATTCATGACAATAGTCCACGTAAAGCGGGACCTTACAAAATCGTCAACTGCGGGGGGGTCCCTTCAGATCTCATTCAAAGCGAACTCTTCGGGCATGAAAAAGGGGCTTTTACCAATGCGATCCGGGAGCGTCCCGGTATCTTTAAACAGGCACACGGAGGCACATTGTTCCTCGATGAAGTCGGCGACCTACCGCTTGAAGTCCAAGCGAACTTTCTCCGCGTGCTGGAGCAGCAAGAATTCTCACCCGTCGGGGGCGAAAAAACCGTCAAAGTGGATGTCCGGGTCATCTCGGCGACAAATGTCAACCTTAAAACCGCAGTCAATGAGAAAAAGTTTAGAGAGGACCTCTATTACCGGCTGAATCTCTTTCGCATTCAGGTGCCACCGCTCCGCAATCGACGCTCGGACATCCCACCCTTGGCGTGTGATTTTGTCTCCCAATTAAGCAAAGCACACAACAAAGTAATTACCGATGTAACCCCGGAGGCACTCAATTATCTCCAAAACGCCGATTGGCACGGGAATATTCGTGAACTGAGAAATACCATAGAAACCGCCATTATCTTGGCTGAAAGCGAAGAACTCGGAGAACAGGATATCAGAATAGCAGTCGAAAATTTAAAGGATCCCGATGCTCCCTCACAGGAGCAAACAGATTTATCGAATTCCGCCGCAGTCGAAGCAGAAATCTTAAAAGCACCTGACCTAACGCCTCCCACACGCCTCGAAAACGCGAAAGATCGACTCTGGGAATTAGCGCGACTCGGAACCCTCCCCGATATAACCGCCTATATCAGCCTGCTGAGATATGAGGCGGAAAACCTCTACCGTTCTAAGAAGGAGATAGCACAGCAACTCAAAATATCTATACCGACCTTAAATAAGTATTGTGCGTATGCAAAAACGGTACTCCAAAAAAGGTGGAACAAACAATCAGATGGAAATTAG